The nucleotide window ACTTTCACTCGTATACTCTGAAGTTGCatatatacaagaaaataaCACATGCAGCATTTGTTATTGTTAACCATGACTAGTTCGTAACAAATTGCACTAGAACTACTACCAGTAGTAGTAGGTCCTCGCAGAGATGTTTTCTTGCCTGCAGATTAAGCttcaaattatgtttaataCATAATACAGATTCGCAATGCTGAAATGATAGACGTAAACATATAGCGTTATGTTTGAGAGTAGTAAGTAACCAATACAGAGTTACCCTCTCTTGCAGAAACAGACAACACACGTCTCACGTTTAGACTAGAGAAAGTGCTTCTGCTGGCCTACAGTGGGCTACTGTAACTTGTTTCTGTAGTGTTGCTGTTAGGCCTATGCCTAAGTTAATGCATGTTGATGCAGTTGTAGCTACATGGttaaagcagggagttgttatggaactgcCTGGTTgaaagcattgaagactcgtcccaaaccgtgtgccgcgctctgaaaaagttaactttcagttgcttgcaagtgaagttttcttcttgtcgctacaaaatgcagacagtaatgaaaagtgataccttgttatcttttaggccgtggctattcttacgactagtcgtaacaattataaactattcttacgacatcggcgaattcaagcgcagtaaagtaaataaagcaactgcgcatgtagtactagtaggggtaaccctaaccctaaacactaaccttaaccctaaccggaaattattgttactcctagtcgtaaaaatagtactcctagtcgtaaaaatagccacgttaaagcaactgcgcatgcatctttacaaattattcttacgactagttgtaagaatagccactttgtatcttttatctagacctgaaatgtccatcgctgctatgtacactgtgttgtgggtattgactgtagctgtatgttttgactgtacactaatgtataattaccgacagtagaagctgtgtgtgtattttctgggatcgatggtggtgtctaacacttctgtaacaccttattcgaaactaggtcagattacccgcatgagacgtttctttgtgcgcgagtcttaaagaggttatgaaatgaaaaattttcatgtcttagaatggtttatctacattactacaacaccatccatgcacaactttccgtaaatacggcttcaaacgccagaaattcgctgtcaaagtattctccagagacctctcgagctgccactcgtaaaaaaaagcaaagctgcccaccgcagttcatctgacgtcatcaaaggaaccatttctgccaaagccgactccccgctgtttaccgatacggcgttacacagtttactacatgtaaccacaacactcttctcatcaattgaaaatgtcttctcccgaatcttccgattccgaggaaaaatctctcaggacattcgtaagctttgacgaaaatgattttcttgaggaagaagaggaggaaatagttttcgagggtgatgaagataatatcggtgtttttcccgatcaattgagccccttgcagaagaattgtaaaacgatcccggtggccgagacgcgtcgctgccgaTCGAAGTCCCCaagcagaacggttggacgaccctgaaccgaaactggtcggttgagcataaacaaaaccaccatTATTAACCATCATATGATTTATattatctcgaatgtcgatgatcctgctacttaacttcgtagcgaagcttctagaattttgtgtcttatagtgcaaggaaaatgtgacattctgtacaTTGCAACCCTATAGTTCTAGTAGTGGTAACAtggggtctagacctaactaatagacgttgtataacaggctagcccatgtaattgtatcatccaactgttacgtaaaatcaaaacacaacgccagttttaccacaaaagaaaacttgcagatctagtgttgattgttctaaaaccaactggctttaaaaTTTGTGCGAAATATTAGGTaaccataaaaaaaatcgtcatttgctgtatcaaggaggcctaggctatggtcataacaagtaatttggcaacattataggcctacaggcactcgtaatgttgtgtatgtgtagtgttttgagcgagtcgtgttcaaattcttcgatttctgtcatcttttggaaaagcttgcagtagaaatccgtctttacttgtggtggagcaacctgataccacatatcggctcggcatttttaacatttacgagataaatttacataaaaacaaactccaaacaccaaatctcaattactacggagcactgcaacagtgtaatggtgtgtgttctcagacgtttaagaatgtaaacatagcgtctcggaagtgagctgagttcctcgactgacgtcacgccgcgTTACCGTAAATACAaaatttttagaaagtttttattaccctcgaatttttgatcATTTATTCCTGgaggatgcaagcttcgtttgacacaaattgggtatcattggagAGCTACGAGTGTACAGAATACGataataaagatttttttttcatttcataacctctttaattGCATTTTGGCTTTATGGTTATTAAACCAATTCTGCACTAAACGCAAGTTTAATTTGCAGCCTTTGTTGCTGTTATGTTAtgttcggtcagcttgcagcttcgataagccaatgatggcttcttcgcaagttcctgcttgcaggaggatctaaagtaCATAAGTTGTAGGAAAAGAACCTCAAAATTTGTTTGATAGAAAGGAAGAAATTATGTTTGTGATTGAGTTTCTCAGTAGGCATGAGTTAAGCTATCGgttagcatatatgttatagtTAAAGAAGATCATAGAATTCATACCATTCTTCCACTACTATTGGTACCAtaatatacataccatgtaaAGCAACCAACAACTTCAAGTATTATAATCTTCCAATACATTATTTAATGACAAGTTTGATTGTTTTTCAGCATATGTTATCACACAATAAACTCCTAGCAGACTTTATAAGGCGTGGACATTTGTTGGATTGAAACTATCATCAAACTTTATTAAGCAGATATTGCAGCTTGTGCATGATGTTGTGGGGtatgttgtttatttcaatgcaatatttttaacaacTTTCAAACATTGTATAAGCTTTATgaagaatatatatttgttacaagaaatatattgtatgtagCCTATGTGGTATGATTTTAGGGATGTACAAAGAATAGTTGGTGTAGTTGTTTAAGTTATTGAGTAATCATGTCTTACATTTAATTAACATGAAAGGAACATACTAACTATAAGGATTTGAAGTGGATTAGGCTTTATGTGATCTTATGTTTTTAGAAATTACCTAGTGGTGCAAAAGCTTGCCTTTGACTAACTTTGAGAAAATTCTCACTTACAACAGAGCAAACtcacatttcaaatttaaatgcGGAAGACCTACAGTAAGGTATGGCATGCACATCATATGGTCTTTCTGCGAATTAAAATATGGCCACAAGGTGAAGAGACCTTTGTCACACTTTACTCAGGTACCTACTGCATGATGATGCAGCAATGTAAAACCCCTGAAACAGATTTCAggttttttattaatattgtttcAGACTTTGGAAGAACTGAACAGTATGAGTGCATGCAGTCAGTCAATATTTCTTTTCCATAGGTTTGACACTATTGCCAGGAAATGTCTTCACTGAGACAATTGAGTATGATGTCCATTTGTCCATGGCTGCCTTGGAAACGAGACAAAGCCATGGTACGTTCATAAACTAAGGTTGACGTTTTCATATTTTAGTACCTTTTTCTTGACTCAGACCCCTTCGTATTTATCCTTCTGATTAAAGACAAGtatatgtttatccttgatGAGGACAGAAATAAATACATGCTCCCTCTGTGAGCAAACTTGGCCATTGAACTTAACAGTAAAAAACTTCCCATGCATTTCTCAGAATCTTGTAAAGGCATTCAAAATTGATTAAATAGAAATTACTGTACCAATGAACAATTATCATTCTTAATGACTACTGAAGAACTGTTTCTAATTTACCTTTTCTTATGAACATCATATGTTGGCCATATGTCTTTCTTCTTTAACATGTCTCATGTTTGCTGTTCAAGTTATTGATTGGTTTTCTTCTCTTCTTAACAAACATATACTAGGTGGCAAATTCCGAGAGGGAGAGGCACAAGTGATATTACAGACAGACCAAGGTGAATTTGTTGTGTGTACTCTCATATTTGGAAGTGTACTACAACAGAACCTCAACATGAAGATTATGGCAGGAGAAAAAGTCACTCTTTACTCAGAAGGAAAAGGTGAAAAAAGTAACTGATTATCGGTGGCCAAGAAAGATATATAACCAGTCAGTTGATTTTATTGAACTCAGCATTGTATATATACAGAGTATTACTGGACTTGCACATTTATTTTCATGACCAATATCTGAGAAAGATAGCAAAGATTGTAAAATTGTGTATATTTtgttatgggtttttttttggcagtttcAAACTAGAGATTTTTGTTGTGCTTTTGAAACTGGCTGCAGTTACAAACATAAAATCTTTTGTCACTGGAGTGTAAATATGTGTCCATGTTAATATGTAGCATTAACAGTGTAAAAGTAAATCACTTTTCAAAACAAACCTTGATACGTGCCTTGGACCGAAAACAATAACATCGCAGTCTAGACTAGCCCAGTTTACATGTAGCAGTTGAGGAATAATTTCTTATTGACATTAATTTGTAAAGCCTCTTGGCTAGGAGtgggggggcaagggggggaATGAAGACGAAATACTTAATTACATTTTGTATACAGAAAATATGCACCAGTTACTATATTGAGTTTAGTGGGAAAAGGAATAAGATTCTGAAATCCAAATTTCATCATCTATACTCTCTCCTGTTTGCAGGCACTATACACCTGACAGGTCATGCAACACTCGGAACGTCTATGAAATTGGATGGCAATAAAAACGTAGTGCTGAGTAGTACCACAGACAACGGTGAGCTGATGTACAATTAGTTTTTTTCTCTGCATGTAATGtctgatcaatttttttctcaaaggGAGAGTTGCTACTGAGCACTTCTTACAGAGAGGGAAATTATGAGGAGTAAGCAGATAAAGTTTTCCTCTTTAAGTGGCAATTCCTGGGAGTTAATGATAGCAGCGTGGTCATTGCAATGAGTGACCTGATTATAAAGAAACAAGGTGTGAACAATCATTATTCTTTAATTTTGTCACTTTAGCAATAGTGTTCATGAATGTTTTCTAATTACTGAATGCAAATATCGAAAGGCTCagattttcattttttgctTAATTGTTCTTCTTTACGTGCTTTCCATTCCTTTAAAACCCAGTATCTTCTAAGGTTAATGATATTGAAGACACTATCCAGAGTACCGAGTCTGATATTGGTGGAGAGGACTGCTGGCAGGCTGTATGCAATTCAGGTATTAAATACCTTCTGTTCAAACATCACACCAGTTTGACATTTCGTTTTGCCTCTTCAATAAAATGAAGTTTATATACATTCATGAACCTGTCTCATTGTACACAATACAGTTTTGGTTTTCGTATGAGTGGGAAACCGCAGATAGTCAGTCCTAACTTATAGgcaaaaattaacataaatgttAATGCATGTGATTTGATATCAGAATAACTCATAGTGTTAGAAAAAACGAGAGCAATAAAGTAATAAGAATCACAAGCAGAACGTACATACAAatttgcaaaattaaaaaatcatcaATGAGTGCGTTGGTAACTTTATTATGATTGCTTTATGGAGCCAAAACCTCTCTGATaccttgtttttctttcttcttccctCATAGCTAATAATATTCTAACATGTTTGCCACTAGAAAACTGCTTACAGCATTTCCTTTGCTTGAACAGCAGAATTGAGTTTCATAAATATTGGGGGCGATGCATAATGAGCTTTAATATTAATACTTGTTTTGGACCATAGTCATACATGTCCCTAACAACACATAAATCTTTGTGGATATTATTTAATTAAGTCAGGCATATCTAAAAGTTGATTAGCAAAAAATCCCAGAGTATCAAAGTAGATGGTAGTGTACATCAGTGAGATGAATAAAGCTGAATTGTTCTCCATTATTTGTAGATGTGATAATAAAAGAGGAACCTCCAGATTCTGACCAAGAGTTGCTTCAGGAGAACCTCTTGACACCATCAGCATCAGAACACTCACATAATGGCGAGATTTGTGAAGCAGAAACGTCACAAGACACTTTGACTCTCACAGTACAAGAGAGGAGTAGTAAGTTATCAACAGATGATGTCTGGTTATTTATAAGCTGTTTCAGGTTACAGTCATCTTAACTTGTGCGATTTTTGCAGGAAACATTGATTTTTCTTTGCACATACAGTACACCGCTTTTGTAAAGCAGTGGTCTGTCTGCATGTGATGACAGCTTGAGGTCATTCTGGCTGCTGTGAAAGCTTCCATTTATACAAAACAAGAGAAAAACACATGGGCAGGCACTGCTTGAAATGCATAAAGGAAGGTAAAAGCAAGATGAGCAATACAGTTGCACCCAACATCTATCATTTATGTTAGATGGCAAAGAATTGGAACATTATTTTGCTTTGCTGCCAGATACGTGTGTTCacagtatatttgtataaatCTTTTCAAGGTTCTGGACTTCTGGTGCTGAGAGtttcaaatgttttgtttagAGGTGCATTCAAGAATGACTACAGGCACAAAAtttaatgtgatatattttagaTTGTTATCAGTCCTGCTGTACTTTCATACCTCTTTTATTAGTTTTTTGAGAAAGGACCCCTCAAACATGGAGAGGCTTATCAGTCAAAAGTGGCCGGACACTGTAAACTACTGTCTGTAAACTACTGATAGCAACGCATGAATGACACAGACGCAACAGGAAATTGTAAAGACTTTTCAGGCTTCAAATGATTTGTTTATAATGCCTTCCACAGTTTCCAATGATAAATGGTATCAAATGTCATGCATGGGTGTTATGTAGCGTGAATGTAAAAGTgtaaaagaacatttttgtCAGCCGAGTCGTGTAAATGTCATTCTTTCATATTGCAACATAAAATAAGCCTTTGTGTTGTTAATTTCTGTACCTTTTTCAGCAACTTGTAAACCACCTGAAATAGGAGATGTAATCAATATTTACCTTAAGcaactttaaaatgttttatttttttcattttcgtgTTGTTTGCAAGCTTGTAACAATTTTAGCTAACATTCaagttttgttgaaaatttagGTGAATCTCTGCTTGCATTTTATgctcaaataaaacaaaattgttaccTTTAGTACTTACTTAAATTCCCAAACAAActttttcaaatataaaaaaaattattagctctttgaaatgaattttgatttctttcaaattcaATGTTATCTGCTGCTTTctttaatgtttatttaatgtaataTCTCGATGTgacataaacaaaacattttgaaacactCAATTCAAatcaaacgttttttttttggaagattGGCTTAAAAAGTAAGCAAATGAActgatgttttctttttgtttaaattacagAAGAGGAAGCCAAGGGCAAGAATGCTAAAGAGATATCACCAATACGCTGTAATAAATGTGGAAATACTTTTAAATCCAAACACTCTCTTAAGCGTCACATGGCTTCTCATAGAAACGAAAGACCCCACAAATGCACTACCTGTGGCAAAGCGTTCAAATCTTCGAGCACCTTACAAGTTCACCTTCGAACCCACACTGGAGAGAAGCCATACGAATGCCAGACCTGCCACAAAGCATTCACAGATTTAGGAACATGCCGCAGACATGAGAAGATCCACTCAGGCAAAACTCCTTTCCGTTGTGAATATTGCAGTAAAGGATTTCCAGAAAATGCTCCACTAATGCGTCACGTAAGGATCCATACCGGAGAGAAGCCCTTTCCTTGCACCTCCTGTCCGAAACGGTTTTCGGACAAAGGCCAGTTGAAGAGACACCAACGATCTCATCTGAAGGGGTCAGCGAGGGCAGTGTACAACGGTCA belongs to Apostichopus japonicus isolate 1M-3 chromosome 4, ASM3797524v1, whole genome shotgun sequence and includes:
- the LOC139966320 gene encoding uncharacterized protein isoform X3, producing the protein MMLWGGKFREGEAQVILQTDQGEFVVCTLIFGSVLQQNLNMKIMAGEKVTLYSEGKGTIHLTGHATLGTSMKLDGNKNVVLSSTTDNVSSKVNDIEDTIQSTESDIGGEDCWQAVCNSDVIIKEEPPDSDQELLQENLLTPSASEHSHNGEICEAETSQDTLTLTVQERSKEEAKGKNAKEISPIRCNKCGNTFKSKHSLKRHMASHRNERPHKCTTCGKAFKSSSTLQVHLRTHTGEKPYECQTCHKAFTDLGTCRRHEKIHSGKTPFRCEYCSKGFPENAPLMRHVRIHTGEKPFPCTSCPKRFSDKGQLKRHQRSHLKGSARAVYNGQCDVCGKVLQDASSLKRHRLLHTDLKPYDCTICSKAFNDQSTLRQHYRMHDQPNKQEKHFACISCPAKLKTIEEWNQHSRTCTSVEDNETISLEIVNVALNPVIKEEHT
- the LOC139966320 gene encoding uncharacterized protein isoform X2 → MFESSLTLLPGNVFTETIEYDVHLSMAALETRQSHGGKFREGEAQVILQTDQGEFVVCTLIFGSVLQQNLNMKIMAGEKVTLYSEGKGTIHLTGHATLGTSMKLDGNKNVVLSSTTDNVSSKVNDIEDTIQSTESDIGGEDCWQAVCNSDVIIKEEPPDSDQELLQENLLTPSASEHSHNGEICEAETSQDTLTLTVQERSKEEAKGKNAKEISPIRCNKCGNTFKSKHSLKRHMASHRNERPHKCTTCGKAFKSSSTLQVHLRTHTGEKPYECQTCHKAFTDLGTCRRHEKIHSGKTPFRCEYCSKGFPENAPLMRHVRIHTGEKPFPCTSCPKRFSDKGQLKRHQRSHLKGSARAVYNGQCDVCGKVLQDASSLKRHRLLHTDLKPYDCTICSKAFNDQSTLRQHYRMHDQPNKQEKHFACISCPAKLKTIEEWNQHSRTCTSVEDNETISLEIVNVALNPVIKEEHT
- the LOC139966320 gene encoding uncharacterized protein isoform X1: MMLWGLTLLPGNVFTETIEYDVHLSMAALETRQSHGGKFREGEAQVILQTDQGEFVVCTLIFGSVLQQNLNMKIMAGEKVTLYSEGKGTIHLTGHATLGTSMKLDGNKNVVLSSTTDNVSSKVNDIEDTIQSTESDIGGEDCWQAVCNSDVIIKEEPPDSDQELLQENLLTPSASEHSHNGEICEAETSQDTLTLTVQERSKEEAKGKNAKEISPIRCNKCGNTFKSKHSLKRHMASHRNERPHKCTTCGKAFKSSSTLQVHLRTHTGEKPYECQTCHKAFTDLGTCRRHEKIHSGKTPFRCEYCSKGFPENAPLMRHVRIHTGEKPFPCTSCPKRFSDKGQLKRHQRSHLKGSARAVYNGQCDVCGKVLQDASSLKRHRLLHTDLKPYDCTICSKAFNDQSTLRQHYRMHDQPNKQEKHFACISCPAKLKTIEEWNQHSRTCTSVEDNETISLEIVNVALNPVIKEEHT